From Acidobacteriota bacterium, one genomic window encodes:
- a CDS encoding thermonuclease family protein, translated as MRRSILSVLLVFVSLAVACQVPQYAPVDPKGDFTGRVVAVGDGDSITVLDDSKQERRVRFFAIDSPELNQAFGKQSKQHLSDLIFGKTVKVEVHGRDRYQRSVGKVLLDGLDINLEQVKGGFAWHYRAFENQQDWPDRVAYRDAETAARESKLGLWTESDPEPPWQHRKDERER; from the coding sequence GTGCGTCGAAGTATTCTAAGCGTCCTTCTCGTTTTCGTTTCATTGGCCGTTGCGTGTCAGGTGCCGCAATACGCGCCGGTCGATCCGAAAGGCGATTTTACGGGCCGCGTCGTCGCGGTCGGCGATGGCGATTCGATAACCGTGCTCGACGATTCGAAACAGGAGCGCCGTGTGCGGTTTTTCGCGATCGACTCGCCCGAACTCAATCAGGCGTTCGGGAAGCAATCGAAGCAACATCTCAGCGATCTGATCTTCGGAAAAACCGTCAAGGTCGAGGTTCACGGGCGCGATCGCTACCAACGCTCGGTAGGAAAGGTGCTGCTCGACGGGCTCGACATCAATCTCGAACAGGTCAAAGGCGGATTCGCCTGGCATTACCGCGCGTTCGAGAACCAACAGGACTGGCCCGACCGTGTCGCTTATCGCGATGCCGAAACGGCTGCCCGCGAATCGAAACTTGGACTGTGGACAGAGTCCGACCCGGAACCGCCGTGGCAGCATCGGAAAGACGAACGCGAAAGGTGA
- a CDS encoding dihydrofolate reductase, translating into MELSKRKLETSVFVGMSLDGFIARTDGGLDWLPSDNVEPHGYEELMASVDALVIGRNTYETVLGFGGWAYGSKPVFVLSSGEIPPAPDGAVVEHLSGEPAEIVTILADRGFNHLYIDGGITVQRFLRAGLIDRLIITRVPVLIGSGIPMFGPLDRDISLEHVETRQYRGGLVQSEYTIVPAESD; encoded by the coding sequence ATGGAACTGTCAAAACGAAAGTTGGAAACATCGGTATTCGTCGGTATGAGCCTCGACGGCTTCATCGCGCGGACCGACGGCGGGCTCGATTGGCTTCCGAGCGACAACGTCGAGCCCCATGGCTACGAAGAGCTGATGGCGTCCGTCGATGCGCTCGTGATCGGCCGCAACACCTACGAGACGGTCCTCGGATTTGGCGGCTGGGCCTATGGCAGCAAACCGGTGTTCGTCCTGAGCAGCGGGGAAATTCCGCCGGCGCCCGACGGTGCGGTCGTCGAACACCTCTCCGGCGAACCCGCCGAGATCGTGACGATTCTTGCCGACCGCGGATTCAATCACCTGTACATTGACGGCGGAATCACCGTCCAACGTTTTCTTCGGGCAGGTTTGATCGACCGCCTGATAATAACGCGCGTTCCGGTACTGATCGGATCCGGGATCCCTATGTTTGGTCCGCTGGATCGCGATATTTCACTCGAACATGTCGAAACCCGCCAATATCGGGGCGGACTCGTCCAAAGCGAGTACACAATCGTTCCGGCGGAATCGGATTAG
- the lexA gene encoding transcriptional repressor LexA gives MKEKKLYRFIKETIERSGESPTVDEMTKALGLNSKSALYRNLNALEAEGFIRRRKGWRGVELAGEYDADASDSTMRIPLLGLVAAGNPIEAVLVPEYLNAPRDMLRAGSDHFALRVVGDSMIEEKILEGDRIVVRATPTANNGDIVVALVDGRDATVKTFRVVGDKVHLIPANSRYRTIVVDAERVTVQGVVVGLLRYFG, from the coding sequence ATGAAAGAAAAAAAACTGTACAGATTTATCAAGGAAACGATCGAGCGGAGCGGCGAGTCGCCGACCGTCGATGAGATGACGAAGGCGCTGGGGCTCAATTCGAAGTCGGCGCTGTACCGGAATCTGAACGCGCTCGAGGCGGAAGGGTTCATCAGGCGTCGAAAGGGTTGGCGCGGGGTCGAACTGGCGGGCGAGTACGATGCGGACGCTTCCGATTCGACGATGCGGATCCCGCTGCTCGGGCTGGTCGCGGCCGGAAATCCGATCGAGGCGGTGCTCGTTCCGGAATATCTGAACGCGCCGCGCGATATGCTTCGGGCGGGCAGCGATCATTTCGCGCTCCGCGTCGTCGGCGACAGTATGATCGAGGAAAAGATCCTCGAAGGCGACCGGATCGTCGTCCGCGCGACGCCGACGGCGAACAACGGCGACATCGTCGTCGCGCTCGTCGACGGCCGCGACGCGACCGTCAAGACATTTCGCGTCGTCGGCGACAAGGTTCATCTGATACCGGCCAACAGCCGGTACCGGACGATCGTCGTCGACGCCGAACGCGTCACCGTCCAGGGCGTCGTTGTCGGATTGCTCAGATATTTCGGGTAG
- a CDS encoding carboxypeptidase regulatory-like domain-containing protein: MKKTLMVLATAIAIFFNAAASVDAAELIVNGGFETGNFTGWTATTTGSGWYPWQVTAAGGGDGSTGGITTSSPLFGTRSAWSGFCCNTTNNPEYIQQQVVLPAAQTASVQWSDKIQSNLSSFCSVPACGSNVWRVQVLNTSNVVLQTLYTFTANGGANYNSGWVTHTVDLSAYAGQTIRIRFGGTYNSTIGGLTNGPGRAEVDGVSVQSPSIVPTAATVSIGGRITTADGLGIRNSEVLLTDSQGVTRRVQTGSFGSFRFDEVEVGNIYVIRVNARRFTFAQSERVLMVNENAVDIDFVAIE; this comes from the coding sequence ATGAAGAAGACGTTGATGGTCCTTGCAACCGCAATTGCCATTTTCTTCAATGCTGCGGCTTCCGTCGATGCCGCGGAACTGATCGTAAACGGTGGATTTGAAACCGGCAATTTCACCGGGTGGACCGCGACAACGACCGGAAGCGGATGGTATCCGTGGCAAGTCACGGCAGCCGGAGGCGGTGACGGCTCTACCGGCGGAATAACGACATCATCACCTCTCTTCGGCACACGAAGCGCCTGGAGCGGATTTTGCTGCAACACAACCAATAATCCCGAATATATCCAGCAACAAGTGGTACTTCCGGCTGCCCAGACGGCTTCGGTTCAGTGGTCCGATAAGATCCAATCGAATTTGAGCTCATTTTGTTCTGTCCCCGCCTGCGGTTCGAACGTCTGGCGTGTGCAAGTACTGAACACGTCAAATGTCGTGCTGCAAACGCTCTACACGTTCACGGCGAACGGCGGCGCGAACTACAACTCGGGCTGGGTGACTCATACGGTCGACCTTTCGGCGTACGCAGGCCAGACGATCAGGATTCGATTCGGCGGAACATATAACTCGACCATCGGCGGATTGACTAATGGTCCGGGGCGAGCCGAAGTCGACGGCGTTTCGGTTCAGTCACCGTCGATAGTCCCGACAGCGGCGACGGTTTCGATCGGTGGACGGATCACGACAGCCGATGGTTTGGGGATTCGAAACTCTGAAGTTCTGCTGACCGATTCACAAGGCGTGACGCGCCGCGTTCAAACCGGTTCTTTCGGTTCGTTTCGGTTCGATGAAGTTGAGGTCGGAAACATCTATGTGATCCGGGTCAATGCCAGGAGATTCACGTTTGCCCAATCGGAAAGAGTACTGATGGTCAACGAAAATGCGGTCGATATCGACTTCGTCGCCATTGAATGA
- a CDS encoding VCBS repeat-containing protein has protein sequence MTKYLLSIIVLTLFSITPALSQNESLRNDLSKSFKSFSLTRLDTGSLARRAETLQTVSFSTESRTYELRLTPRDLRALNYKAEDTGVVGVRLLPRGAVTTYKGSIDGESGSRVRVTIDDSKIEGFFVSNGDMFFIEPASDYSKMAAPSDFVVYRQSDVLRLDTFTCRSELMERIESGKEMVRPSVVSSSVSANAIEIATEADFDFVTSAGGATGANNKVLSILNMVEGVYENELNLTINVTFQHTYSTPDPLNGASSDALLASFRDFWNANYPLSQYPRDTAHLFTYKPNVRAQGYAYLGVVCNNPAFAYGLSGRVDPTWGWEEANFLVTSHEIAHNIGANHSDTAPNCANSLMQSQLSGSTLLSFCTVSRSEVGSFVGTNGSCLTARSGATPFDFDGDAKSDTTIFRPSNGTWFIANSASGGFSIFQFGQTGDKPVAADYDGDGKTDAAVFRGGVWWRMKSANNTFDSVSFGLSADIPAAGDYDGDGKADVAVFRPSTGVWHRLNSSNGGYSPVQFGANGDVPLPGDYDGDGKADINVFRPSNGVWYRINSANGSSFAVQFGMNGDKPVPGDFDGDGKADIAVYRAATGTWFAQRSTDNGYMVVGFGLSNDVPVAGDYDGDGKSDIAVWRPESGVWHRLSSSSGGYSAYQFGIASDVAVQGR, from the coding sequence ATGACCAAGTATTTGTTGTCCATTATAGTTCTGACCTTATTCTCTATAACGCCTGCCCTCAGTCAAAACGAATCGCTTAGGAACGATCTATCGAAGTCCTTTAAGTCGTTCAGTTTAACACGTCTCGATACCGGCAGTCTGGCGCGCCGTGCGGAAACTCTTCAAACCGTTTCGTTTTCAACGGAGTCGCGAACTTACGAACTGCGGTTGACCCCGCGCGACCTTCGGGCCCTTAATTACAAGGCCGAGGACACCGGCGTCGTTGGCGTTCGGTTGTTGCCGCGCGGCGCGGTTACGACGTACAAAGGCTCGATCGACGGTGAGAGCGGTTCGCGCGTGCGCGTGACGATCGACGATTCAAAGATCGAAGGCTTTTTCGTTTCGAACGGCGATATGTTCTTCATCGAACCGGCAAGCGACTATTCGAAAATGGCCGCACCAAGCGATTTTGTCGTGTATCGCCAGAGCGACGTGTTGCGCCTCGACACGTTCACCTGCCGCAGCGAGCTGATGGAGCGCATCGAAAGCGGCAAGGAAATGGTCCGGCCGAGTGTCGTATCTTCGTCGGTGTCAGCGAACGCGATCGAGATCGCGACCGAGGCCGACTTTGATTTCGTCACTTCGGCGGGAGGAGCAACCGGCGCCAACAACAAGGTTCTGAGCATCCTGAATATGGTCGAGGGCGTTTACGAAAACGAGTTGAACCTGACGATCAATGTCACCTTTCAACACACTTACTCGACTCCCGATCCTTTGAACGGCGCGAGTTCCGACGCGCTTCTGGCTTCATTCCGGGATTTTTGGAACGCCAACTATCCGTTGAGCCAATACCCGCGCGACACGGCTCATCTATTCACCTACAAACCCAACGTTCGGGCTCAGGGCTATGCCTATCTCGGCGTCGTCTGCAACAACCCGGCGTTCGCCTATGGATTGTCGGGCCGCGTCGATCCGACGTGGGGTTGGGAAGAAGCGAATTTTCTCGTGACATCGCACGAGATCGCGCATAACATCGGCGCGAATCACTCGGATACGGCTCCGAACTGCGCAAACTCGCTGATGCAGTCACAATTGTCGGGCAGTACATTGCTGTCGTTCTGCACGGTTTCCAGAAGCGAGGTCGGGAGCTTCGTCGGAACGAACGGAAGCTGTCTGACGGCCCGTTCGGGCGCGACACCGTTTGATTTCGACGGCGACGCGAAAAGCGACACGACGATATTCCGGCCATCCAACGGCACGTGGTTCATCGCCAACAGCGCGAGCGGCGGATTCAGTATCTTTCAGTTCGGTCAAACGGGAGACAAACCGGTCGCCGCCGACTATGACGGCGACGGCAAAACGGACGCGGCGGTCTTCCGCGGCGGCGTCTGGTGGAGAATGAAGAGCGCGAACAACACATTTGACTCGGTCAGCTTCGGACTCAGCGCGGACATACCGGCGGCCGGCGATTATGACGGCGACGGCAAAGCGGATGTCGCGGTCTTTCGTCCTTCAACAGGCGTTTGGCACCGGCTAAACAGTTCGAATGGCGGCTATTCGCCGGTTCAGTTCGGAGCGAACGGCGACGTTCCGCTTCCGGGAGATTACGATGGCGACGGCAAGGCAGATATCAATGTATTCCGACCATCGAACGGAGTCTGGTACCGAATCAACAGCGCCAACGGTTCGTCGTTCGCGGTCCAATTTGGGATGAACGGCGACAAACCAGTCCCGGGAGATTTTGACGGTGACGGCAAGGCCGATATTGCGGTCTATCGCGCGGCAACCGGAACCTGGTTTGCGCAGCGCAGCACGGACAACGGTTATATGGTCGTCGGATTCGGACTCTCCAACGACGTCCCGGTTGCCGGCGACTATGACGGCGACGGCAAATCCGACATCGCGGTATGGCGGCCTGAATCGGGTGTTTGGCACCGGTTGAGCAGTTCGAGCGGCGGCTATTCCGCGTATCAATTCGGCATCGCCTCGGATGTCGCGGTTCAAGGAAGATAA
- a CDS encoding aminotransferase class I/II-fold pyridoxal phosphate-dependent enzyme, translating to MPEVISLGVGEPDFPTPPPIAKAAYEAIHEKPIGYTANSGLMELREAISEHLDELYGVKYDPKNEILVTVGVSEGFKCVFSALCNPGDEIIVPSPCFVAYEPEIIFADGVPVPVICTAEHAFEPQAADIRAAVTDKTKAIFLGFPNNPTGAVLTPENALEIVKIAEEFDLLIISDEIYDRLNYGREHLCVPTIPGARERTILMGGFSKDYAMTGWRIGYICAIPELLEAFSKIHQYAVMSAPTISQFAALAALKIGEPFVLEMKAEYDRRRYLIVSSLNDMGLDCFEPRGAFYAFPSIKRTGLTSDEFSDRLLTEEKVAVISGTSFGVGGTGHVRVAYCKSYEQIEIALGRIRKFLGEI from the coding sequence ATGCCCGAGGTTATTTCGCTCGGCGTCGGCGAGCCGGATTTTCCGACTCCGCCGCCGATCGCCAAGGCCGCCTATGAAGCGATACACGAGAAACCGATCGGGTACACGGCCAATTCGGGTTTGATGGAACTGCGCGAGGCGATCAGCGAACATCTCGACGAATTGTACGGCGTGAAATACGATCCGAAAAACGAAATCCTCGTGACGGTCGGCGTCAGCGAAGGATTCAAATGCGTCTTTTCGGCGCTTTGCAATCCGGGCGACGAGATCATCGTTCCGAGCCCGTGTTTTGTCGCCTACGAACCCGAGATCATCTTCGCCGATGGCGTTCCGGTGCCGGTCATCTGCACGGCCGAACACGCCTTCGAACCGCAGGCGGCCGACATCCGCGCCGCCGTGACCGACAAGACGAAGGCGATATTTCTCGGATTCCCGAACAATCCGACCGGTGCCGTTTTGACGCCGGAAAATGCTCTCGAGATCGTCAAAATTGCAGAGGAATTCGATCTGCTGATCATTTCCGACGAGATCTACGACCGCCTCAACTACGGCCGCGAACATCTTTGTGTCCCGACAATTCCGGGCGCGCGCGAACGGACGATCCTGATGGGCGGATTTTCGAAGGACTATGCGATGACCGGCTGGCGCATCGGCTATATCTGCGCGATTCCCGAACTGCTCGAAGCATTCTCCAAGATCCACCAGTACGCGGTGATGAGCGCACCGACGATCTCGCAGTTCGCCGCGTTGGCGGCGCTTAAGATCGGCGAGCCGTTTGTCCTCGAAATGAAGGCCGAATACGACCGCCGGCGTTATTTGATCGTGTCTTCGCTCAACGATATGGGCTTGGACTGTTTCGAGCCGCGCGGTGCGTTCTACGCGTTTCCGTCGATCAAACGGACCGGCCTGACGAGCGATGAGTTCTCGGACAGGCTTTTGACGGAGGAAAAGGTCGCGGTTATTTCGGGAACAAGTTTCGGCGTTGGGGGGACCGGTCACGTTCGAGTCGCATACTGCAAATCGTACGAACAGATCGAGATCGCGCTCGGACGGATCCGGAAGTTTCTGGGGGAGATTTAG
- a CDS encoding 1-acyl-sn-glycerol-3-phosphate acyltransferase translates to MRSRVKRLGLKDLIFGREGSFAVRVLGAIFGIGLTVFFRRIELFNHEKLPQGSGLIFVSNHPNALIDPALLFVALPRRIAFLAKSTLFKMPVIGWLVKTVGALPLYRQQDRGEDVSKNQETFTLARELLKSGGAIALFPEGVSHNSPQLLPLKTGAARIALGAVSSGTNPESLVLEIVPVGLYYTSKTTFRSEALLHFGTPFRVARVELDENGHPPRESVRELNESIERALREVTLNAESDARLEVAKIAEEVFTVTTPHREHLGERLQFLQKFVAETRNEDDLKLEKRLEEYNRKLDELGIESEFLDLAEYSRRFVIKHAILRSWYLVLLAPLAIFGTILHFVPYRLGRIISATQTRKGDHDMTSTVKLLTAMVFMPLTWLGFAVVVDYFFGWMYALLSIPFSFLSGWVALRSIEEIEELRGWLKAILVFFGKREKFLRLLAERRSLFEKVSK, encoded by the coding sequence ATGAGAAGCCGCGTAAAACGACTCGGACTGAAAGACCTGATCTTCGGACGCGAAGGTTCGTTTGCGGTTCGGGTTTTGGGCGCGATCTTCGGGATCGGGCTGACGGTATTTTTTCGGCGAATCGAACTTTTCAATCACGAAAAACTGCCGCAAGGAAGCGGACTGATCTTTGTCAGCAATCACCCCAACGCGCTGATCGATCCGGCCCTCTTGTTTGTCGCCTTGCCGCGACGGATCGCGTTTCTGGCGAAATCAACGCTCTTCAAGATGCCGGTCATTGGCTGGTTGGTGAAAACCGTCGGCGCGCTGCCGCTTTATCGCCAGCAGGATCGCGGCGAAGATGTTTCAAAAAATCAGGAGACCTTCACGCTGGCGCGCGAACTTCTGAAATCCGGCGGCGCGATCGCGCTCTTTCCGGAAGGCGTTTCACACAACTCGCCGCAGCTTTTGCCGCTCAAGACGGGCGCCGCGAGAATCGCACTCGGCGCCGTCTCTTCCGGAACCAATCCGGAATCGCTCGTGCTCGAGATCGTTCCAGTCGGGCTTTACTACACGAGCAAAACCACATTCCGAAGCGAGGCTTTGCTTCACTTCGGGACGCCGTTTCGCGTCGCGCGCGTCGAACTTGACGAGAACGGACATCCGCCGCGCGAATCCGTGCGAGAGTTGAACGAATCGATCGAGAGAGCGCTCCGCGAAGTGACGCTCAACGCCGAATCCGACGCCCGACTTGAGGTCGCGAAGATAGCCGAGGAAGTTTTCACGGTGACGACGCCGCATCGCGAACATCTTGGCGAGCGGCTTCAGTTTCTGCAGAAATTCGTCGCCGAAACCCGCAACGAAGATGACCTGAAACTTGAAAAGCGCCTCGAGGAATACAATCGCAAGCTAGACGAGTTGGGGATCGAATCCGAGTTTCTCGATCTTGCCGAATACTCGCGGCGGTTCGTGATCAAACACGCGATCCTGCGTTCGTGGTATCTTGTCCTGCTCGCGCCGCTCGCCATTTTCGGAACGATCCTCCATTTCGTCCCGTACCGGCTCGGCCGCATCATTTCGGCGACGCAAACACGGAAAGGCGACCATGATATGACCTCGACGGTCAAGCTCCTGACGGCGATGGTCTTTATGCCTTTGACGTGGCTTGGGTTCGCGGTGGTCGTCGATTACTTTTTCGGCTGGATGTACGCCCTTTTGTCGATTCCCTTTTCGTTCCTTTCCGGTTGGGTCGCGCTCCGTTCGATCGAGGAGATCGAGGAACTTCGCGGTTGGCTCAAGGCGATCCTCGTGTTTTTCGGCAAGCGCGAGAAGTTCCTACGGCTTCTCGCCGAACGCCGCAGTTTGTTCGAGAAGGTCAGCAAGTAA
- a CDS encoding NUDIX hydrolase — MLRKILRKFWGIIPGGIRLKLIRATQKKFTVSVAAIITNQEGKVLLLEHLLRPQASGWGIPGGFINFGEQFEDAIRREIREETGIELDGLVMIRIRTLGRHVEVMFRARTSDTPQVLSREICSLGWFDVSEMPAGMSEVQKSLVREVLADDTDGLLADLLEQTAAFGEKP; from the coding sequence ATGCTCAGAAAAATCTTACGAAAGTTTTGGGGGATAATTCCGGGGGGAATCCGTCTGAAACTGATTCGCGCAACTCAGAAGAAGTTCACTGTCTCAGTTGCCGCAATCATAACAAATCAAGAAGGAAAAGTGCTACTGCTCGAACATCTTTTGCGGCCGCAGGCTTCGGGATGGGGAATCCCTGGCGGATTCATCAATTTCGGCGAGCAGTTTGAAGACGCGATCCGGCGCGAGATCCGCGAGGAGACGGGGATCGAGCTTGACGGACTCGTGATGATCAGGATCCGAACTCTCGGCCGCCACGTCGAGGTTATGTTTCGCGCGCGAACGTCGGATACTCCGCAAGTCCTGAGTCGCGAGATCTGCTCGCTCGGCTGGTTCGATGTTTCCGAAATGCCCGCCGGAATGAGCGAGGTTCAGAAGTCGCTCGTGCGCGAGGTGTTGGCGGACGACACCGATGGTTTACTTGCTGACCTTCTCGAACAAACTGCGGCGTTCGGCGAGAAGCCGTAG
- a CDS encoding error-prone DNA polymerase, translated as MNKMFCELHTRSAFSFLSSGSLPEDLVAAAASLGIGTVALLDRDTVSGAVRFHLEAKEKGVRAIIGAEITMEDGSLLPLVPTSIGGYRNLCKLITTIKLRNKKGEHFAFREDIETYSKDLLCLTGGEDGFLHSQIRQHKGLEAMAWLQYVFENRLYAELQRHYLRHQEDLNQSVVSYAHKLRVPLFASNGAYYANRADRQLFDVFTCIKNHVSIDNAGRLLSRNDERRLKSETEMLRLFEDFPQAVGRTSEIASRIDFSMDEIGYTFPEYPVPQGETMDSLLRKLTEKGAVWRYGSITPIVREKLEKELRLIEKLKLAGYFLLVWDISEFCRNRNILSQGRGSAANSVVCYSLGITAVDPIEGKLLFERFLSEERGEYPDIDIDLPSGDDREAVIQYVYQKYGARGAAMTANVITYKSKSAIREVGKVFGFEEHELGRLSKLISFHDSNIEDQLVRFREAGFDPERSPRIRAFFQFFLNILNFPRHLGQHSGGMVISLGRLDGVVPIEPASMDGRTIIQWDKDDCAELDIVKVDLLGLGMMAVIRDTLTIIRDHKKEEVDLAKIPKDDPLVYKTLQDADTVGMFQVESRAQMNFLPKAKPETFYDLVVQVAIIRPGPIVGNMLNVYLRRRQGLEEVDYMHPSLKPVLERTLGVPLFQEQVLKIGMEAAGLTGGEAEELRRALGFKRADKKLKVIEEKMRRGMTARGLDKETQDKIVASVYAFANYGFPESHAASFALLTYASAYLKVHHLDAFTTAMLNNYPLGFYSPATLVKDAQRHGLGFRPIDVNASDYLCTLEDDELRIGLNYVKGLRKDTGEAIAVARRDGPFSDSDDLAARVPAINKRELRNLAMTGALDAANRRRALWQVELSIRDKGSLFVGQPLEQPAKTPFLKKMSPLENVAADLSKTGLTLGPHPMTFVREEMNRKRVLSSAQTLKMKRKDVVTVAGAVIVRQRPETARGVMFITLEDETGFTNIIVLPEVLEKYRSVINENRFLLIKGVAENETMVKGLYFEPLAVAAQAIQSHDYQ; from the coding sequence ATGAATAAGATGTTTTGCGAACTTCATACACGATCGGCGTTCAGCTTCCTCTCTTCCGGATCGTTGCCGGAGGATCTGGTTGCGGCGGCGGCGAGCCTCGGGATCGGAACCGTCGCGCTGCTCGATCGCGACACCGTTTCGGGGGCCGTTCGCTTTCATCTCGAAGCAAAGGAAAAAGGCGTCAGGGCGATCATCGGCGCCGAGATCACGATGGAAGACGGCAGCCTTTTGCCGCTCGTCCCGACCTCGATCGGCGGCTACCGGAACCTGTGCAAACTGATCACGACCATCAAGCTCCGCAACAAAAAAGGAGAGCATTTCGCTTTTCGGGAAGACATCGAAACTTACTCGAAAGATCTTCTCTGCCTGACCGGCGGCGAGGATGGGTTTCTGCATTCGCAGATCAGGCAGCACAAGGGGCTCGAGGCGATGGCCTGGCTTCAATACGTCTTCGAAAACCGCCTCTACGCCGAACTGCAGCGGCATTATCTGCGCCATCAGGAAGACCTCAACCAGTCGGTCGTAAGCTACGCCCACAAGCTGCGCGTTCCGCTCTTCGCGAGCAATGGCGCGTATTATGCGAACCGAGCCGACCGTCAGCTCTTCGACGTTTTCACGTGTATCAAAAATCACGTTTCGATCGACAATGCCGGCCGGCTCCTCTCGCGCAACGACGAGCGCCGACTTAAATCAGAAACCGAAATGTTGCGCCTGTTCGAAGATTTCCCGCAGGCCGTCGGCCGCACGTCCGAGATCGCGAGCCGCATCGATTTTTCGATGGACGAGATCGGCTACACATTTCCCGAGTATCCCGTTCCGCAGGGCGAAACGATGGACTCGCTGCTTCGCAAGCTCACCGAAAAAGGCGCCGTCTGGCGGTATGGCTCGATCACGCCGATCGTCCGCGAGAAACTCGAAAAAGAACTCCGGCTGATCGAAAAACTAAAGCTCGCCGGCTATTTTCTGCTCGTCTGGGACATCTCCGAGTTCTGCCGCAACCGAAATATTCTCTCGCAGGGGCGCGGGTCGGCGGCAAATTCCGTCGTCTGTTATTCGCTCGGGATCACGGCGGTCGATCCGATCGAGGGCAAACTCCTTTTCGAACGGTTCCTGTCCGAAGAACGCGGCGAATATCCGGACATCGACATCGATCTTCCGAGCGGCGACGATCGCGAGGCCGTCATCCAGTACGTCTATCAAAAATACGGTGCGCGCGGTGCGGCGATGACCGCCAACGTCATCACCTACAAGTCGAAATCGGCGATCCGCGAGGTCGGCAAGGTCTTCGGATTCGAGGAACACGAACTCGGTCGGCTCTCTAAACTGATCTCGTTTCACGATTCGAATATCGAAGATCAGCTAGTCCGCTTTCGCGAGGCCGGATTCGACCCCGAACGGTCGCCGCGAATCCGTGCCTTCTTTCAGTTTTTTCTAAACATTCTTAATTTCCCGCGGCATCTCGGCCAGCATTCGGGCGGTATGGTGATCTCGCTCGGGCGGCTCGACGGCGTTGTCCCGATCGAACCGGCGTCGATGGACGGCCGAACCATCATCCAGTGGGACAAGGACGACTGCGCCGAACTCGATATCGTCAAGGTCGATCTGCTCGGACTCGGGATGATGGCCGTCATCCGCGACACGCTGACGATCATCCGTGATCACAAAAAGGAAGAGGTCGATCTCGCGAAGATCCCGAAAGACGATCCGCTCGTATACAAAACGCTGCAGGACGCCGACACGGTCGGGATGTTCCAGGTCGAATCGCGCGCGCAGATGAATTTTCTGCCGAAGGCGAAGCCCGAGACCTTCTACGACCTCGTCGTGCAGGTCGCAATCATCCGGCCCGGCCCGATCGTCGGCAATATGCTCAACGTCTATCTCCGCCGCCGTCAGGGTCTCGAAGAGGTCGACTATATGCACCCGTCGCTCAAGCCCGTGCTCGAACGAACGCTCGGCGTGCCGCTTTTTCAGGAGCAAGTGCTGAAGATCGGAATGGAAGCCGCGGGGTTGACCGGCGGCGAGGCCGAGGAATTGCGCCGCGCGCTCGGGTTCAAACGCGCCGACAAGAAATTAAAGGTCATCGAGGAAAAAATGCGTCGCGGGATGACGGCCAGAGGGCTCGACAAAGAGACGCAGGACAAGATCGTCGCGTCCGTTTACGCTTTCGCGAACTACGGTTTTCCGGAATCGCACGCCGCGAGTTTCGCGCTTCTGACCTATGCGTCGGCGTATCTCAAGGTCCATCATCTTGACGCCTTCACGACGGCGATGCTCAACAATTACCCGCTCGGATTCTACTCGCCGGCGACGTTGGTGAAAGACGCTCAGCGCCACGGGCTCGGCTTTCGCCCGATCGACGTCAACGCGTCGGATTATCTGTGCACGCTCGAAGACGACGAACTCCGCATCGGGCTCAATTATGTCAAAGGACTTCGCAAGGACACGGGCGAAGCGATCGCCGTCGCGCGACGCGACGGGCCGTTTTCCGATTCCGACGATCTCGCCGCGCGTGTCCCGGCGATCAACAAACGCGAACTCAGAAATCTCGCGATGACCGGCGCGCTCGATGCCGCGAACCGCCGTCGCGCGCTCTGGCAGGTCGAGCTTTCGATCCGCGACAAAGGCAGCCTGTTCGTCGGGCAACCGCTTGAACAACCCGCGAAGACGCCGTTTTTGAAAAAGATGTCGCCACTCGAGAACGTCGCCGCCGATCTCTCGAAAACCGGACTTACGCTCGGTCCGCATCCGATGACTTTCGTCCGCGAAGAGATGAACCGCAAACGCGTTCTGTCTTCGGCGCAAACGCTGAAGATGAAGCGCAAGGACGTCGTCACCGTCGCCGGCGCGGTGATCGTCCGCCAACGACCCGAAACGGCACGCGGCGTGATGTTCATCACGCTCGAGGACGAAACCGGCTTTACGAATATCATCGTTCTCCCGGAAGTGCTCGAGAAATACCGTTCGGTGATCAACGAAAACCGATTTTTGCTGATCAAAGGCGTCGCCGAAAACGAAACGATGGTCAAAGGCCTCTATTTCGAACCGCTCGCCGTCGCCGCGCAGGCGATCCAGTCACACGATTATCAGTGA